The nucleotide sequence CTGGACGGTGTACCCACCCTTCGGGTGGACGATGGCGGCCACGCCTGAAGCCGGCTGTCCCGTGGCCGGGTCAATCTGCTGGACGTAGACCTGCCCACCCTTGATGTAGGCCAGGAACCGGCCATCCGGGGAGTACGACGGGAGCGTGGCCCCTTCGACGAAGGAGAACTCGGGCTCCACGCCTTCCCCTGTCTCGGTGTTGATGCGACGGACGTAGAGGACGTTGCCGGACCGCGTCGGGCACAGCGTAGCCGCGGCGTTCCCACAAAGCTCCGGTGAGCCCCCGGTGGGGTTGGAGTAGTAGGCCCGCACGTAGGCGACCAGTGAGCCATCCGGCGACCAGATGGGATTGGCGACGTAGGAGTCGATTGAGCCGCCCGTCACGGACTCGGTGGTGAAGTCCGCAATCGTCTGCACGGTGCCCCCGGTGACGGGAATCAAGAAGAGCGAGGTGTCGAAGCCCTCGGGCTTCGCGTCATCCTTCCGGATGAAGAGCAGCTGGTTGTTGGCCCGGTTGTAGTGCGGCTGCTCCGCGGACTCACCGGAGCCGGCGATGGGCGAAGGCGTGCCCCCCACGGTGGAGGTCGACAGGCCCAGCGTGGCGGTGCTGAACGCGAAGGTCGTGCCGTCCGCCGACCAGTCCGGGAACGTGCCGCTCTCGGTGGCCTGCACCACCGCACCACCGTCCGTCGGAACGAGCGAGATGCCCGACGTGCTGGCGCCATTCCTCCGGACGTAGGCGAGGTGCGTGCCCGGCTCCCACTCCATGTACCGGAAGCTCTCGGTGTTGCCGGTGCCTCCGTCCGCGAGGACGGTGGCCTGCCCCTCGGCGAGCGGGATGTCGCGCAGGACCAGCTCGCCAGCGGCGCGACCGGCGGTCTCCTCCACCGCACCCTGCGCGAAGGCAATCCTGTTGCCCCCGGGCCCCCAGCGCGGATAGCGGCTGCTGGTGTCGTCTTCGGTCAGCGCGACCATGCCGGGGGTGTCGTAGCGCATGACCAGGGCCTTGAACGTCCCGCCCGTGTCCGCGGTGGCCGTGACGGCCACGTGCATGGCCTGGCACAGGGACGGCGTCCCCTCGCAGCGAAGGCCCGGCTGGCAGTCCGCCGACGAGATGCAGGCCCCATCCTTGGGCACGCTCATGCTGCCCGCGTCGGTGCCGGCGTCCGTGTCCGTGCCCGCGTCGGTGCCGGCGTCCGTGTCCGTGCCCGCGTCCACACCCGCGTCGGTGCCGGCATCCTCTTCTCCCGTGCCCGCGTCGGTCCCCGCATCCAC is from Pyxidicoccus trucidator and encodes:
- a CDS encoding TolB family protein: MTKRVVVSAMCCALWVLTTGCGDECTDAFDCRADNGQPASGQEWTCNSNNECEQRPVEAPPPVDAGTDAGTGEEDAGTDAGVDAGTDTDAGTDAGTDTDAGTDAGSMSVPKDGACISSADCQPGLRCEGTPSLCQAMHVAVTATADTGGTFKALVMRYDTPGMVALTEDDTSSRYPRWGPGGNRIAFAQGAVEETAGRAAGELVLRDIPLAEGQATVLADGGTGNTESFRYMEWEPGTHLAYVRRNGASTSGISLVPTDGGAVVQATESGTFPDWSADGTTFAFSTATLGLSTSTVGGTPSPIAGSGESAEQPHYNRANNQLLFIRKDDAKPEGFDTSLFLIPVTGGTVQTIADFTTESVTGGSIDSYVANPIWSPDGSLVAYVRAYYSNPTGGSPELCGNAAATLCPTRSGNVLYVRRINTETGEGVEPEFSFVEGATLPSYSPDGRFLAYIKGGQVYVQQIDPATGQPASGVAAIVHPKGGYTVQTGAGDDHRPRWQPK